From the genome of Acidaminococcus sp.:
GTATCTGCCGGTGTTATTTATTTTACATTTGATACAAGGGCGCTCAAGTACCTGACAACTTTCCAGCCGGAGTATTGTCTGCTGGCGCTGGGAATATTGAGTGTCGGGCTCTTTTTTGATGCTTCACGTCTTATCACATTGACCCACCTTTCTGGTGAGAAGATGGATTATAAGCACGTATTCAACGTGGTTTTCAGTAACTACTTCCTGGCCCTTCTGACACCGGGGCAGGGAGGCGGCGGTGTCGCCCAGCTCATGTTCATGAAACGGGCGGGTGTATCGGTGGCCAAGTCTACGCTCATCATTATTGTGCGTACGGTCATGTCAATTTTGTTCCTCTTTTTGACGGTCCCGATTGTCTTTTATTTTGATCCCGGCCTTGTCAGCTGGATGCCGCCCAGTCTGATTGCCCTCATCTGTCTCTTTGTGATTTTTGCCCCGGGGCTGCTCATTTTCTACATCATCACCGGGCGCTTTGAGAGATGGCTGATTCGCTTCTGCCGGAGATTTTCTCCCAAAGTTCAGGAGGCCGTGTTTCTGTGGTACCGGGATTTCCAGCAGGCCCTTTTCCTTTTGGGCAAGAATCCGAAACAGGTGCTGCGGGCTTTTGCTGAATCAGGTGCCAGCCTTTTGTGTATTTATGGCGTTGTCCCTGTCTTTATCCACGCATTTGGGATTACAGATGTGCCGCTTCATATCATTATGGGCCGCATGTGCCTGGTCAACCTGGTGCTTTATTTTACGCCGACTCCGGGTGGTACCGGTGTGGCTGAAGGCGGTTTCCTTGTGA
Proteins encoded in this window:
- a CDS encoding flippase-like domain-containing protein, whose amino-acid sequence is MRKTIFRMLAVLFFVVICVSAGVIYFTFDTRALKYLTTFQPEYCLLALGILSVGLFFDASRLITLTHLSGEKMDYKHVFNVVFSNYFLALLTPGQGGGGVAQLMFMKRAGVSVAKSTLIIIVRTVMSILFLFLTVPIVFYFDPGLVSWMPPSLIALICLFVIFAPGLLIFYIITGRFERWLIRFCRRFSPKVQEAVFLWYRDFQQALFLLGKNPKQVLRAFAESGASLLCIYGVVPVFIHAFGITDVPLHIIMGRMCLVNLVLYFTPTPGGTGVAEGGFLVMFNPLLPAGVTGVIAVMWRFFCEYIPFTIGAIVTIRYFGLDILTQIRRRNSDE